The DNA segment GCTTCTGCTTTCCTTTGTTAGTTTATTTACTTGTGGCCCAAATCAAAGCACTACTCGTGTTTCCTTGAATgatttgaatcaatttttgtaataaatatatcttctatgtattttataattctACAAAttgatcatgttttttttttaagaaaaaaatctctgttttcttatcatattattttcaaaaaaaaattatattgctAATTTGTTTTCATAAGGTAATGAAAATTGAATCTTGAGGGTGGTAAGTTCATTTTCCACAGAACAGTTCTCCTCTAGCCCCAACCCGAAAATGCTATATCATATCGCTCTTTAGATTCTCATATACCGCAGGTCATCCGTGAGACCAACTCATGATTGGCCGATAAAGCAGAAGCTCTTCACTTTGGATGTTATGTACTTTCCCGACAAACCGAATCCTGATAACTGTCCTCAAGATGTGTATGGCTCTCTTGTTGATGCTGTAGGACATGTTTCAGACATGTCTAATAAGTCTTCCAAGTTATATTTGGTTCAACGTACAACATGTGGATCGTCTTGGAGAAAATAGTGAGTTTCATGCATATCCATACGTAGAAGGTGTTGTTGGTCTTAGTGAACCAATAATATCTACAATCGGTGGCAAAGAAGATTTCCCAAGAAACGAACTCTCGTTAAGTCTTGCCACAGATGTTTCTGATGAGTGCTCGGAGACAAGTCTTTGTGCTGCTTAAATCTACTAGAGGAACCTCAGAGCAAGCTTCTTCCAGCAGCAAACACGTTTCTAATAACGTCTCTCAAGTGATATTTGGCTCAAAGTACCTTCACTCCGTTCAAGAAATACTATCTCATTTCGCCACATACTCCCTCAACGGCATAGAGACTAATCCTCAATGCTACTTTTCTTCTCGAGGAACCGAGTCAGAGGGTACAAACTCAGCCTTTGTCTCATGTTATGAGAATCTAAACGAGTTTCTTGATGGCGGTTCGCAAAGAAGAGCATTAGAAGCAAAGAAAACCCATCTCTTGGATCTTCTTCAAAtggtataataatatatattaacacaTTTTTACATAAACTAAGAAATTATTTACTAATTACTGAAAGTTTTTTCGAGTTGATTTTTGTCTTCAGGTGGATGATCGATATAGTCATTGCGTTGACGAGATTCATACGGTTGTATCAGCCTTCCATGCAGCAACCGAGTTAGATCCTCAGCTACACACCCGGTTTGCACTCCAAACCGTCTCCTTCTTATACAAGAACCTGAGAGAGAGAATCAGCAAGAAGATACTCATGATGGGAACGGTTTTGGAGAGAGGCAAAGAGAAGTCTCAAGAAGACTCAATCTTCCACCAGCATTGCCTTCTTCAGCAGCTAAAACGTAAGAACCATCAGATTTGGAGACCGCAACGAGGCTTGCCTGAGAAATCAGTCTCGGTTCTACGTACATGGATGTTCCAAAACTTTCTTCACCCGTAAGAATCcttttaaatctttattaagCCTACTTTTTGATGATATTGGTAGCTAAGCAAATGATATTAATGTATTCTCTTTGACTACAGCTACCCGAAAGATTCAGAGAAACATCTTCTTGCTATACGTAGTGGATTGACAAGAAGTCAGGTATGTTTTGACTTTAGACGCACGTATGTTTTGTTACTCAAATCCAAATAGCAAGTGACATAAGTGTCTCGTTTCTTGTGTTTGTGTGTGATGAAAGGTATCAAACTGGTTTATAAATGCGAGGGTAAGGCTATGGAAGCCCATGATAGAAGACATGTACGCAGAAATGAACAAGAGGAAGCTGAGTAACACTCCCCTTCAAGGTGGCAATGGAGGAAGTTTTATTAGAGTGCCAAAGTCTGTAATGATGAGCCAAGAAAGGGACAAAATAAGAGAATGATTGTGTTACAACTTTGTTTACGCAATCGTTACAACTTTTACCACGTATTATGATTGTTTTGACTTTTTGTTATAATTGTATATACTGCTTGTTGTATCTCATATATTGCTGTTTTGTATTTGCATCACTTGTTACTGACTGTTACCAACATATTATCGTCTTAAATTTAACAAGTTCTTGATGTTAAAATACTTGTGAATACGACCAAATACTTGTGAAACACGTAAGAGTAGGTTTGCAAGTGGAACCATATAtaggagatgaagaagaaaaaaaacagtttcaaaacaCCAAACGAACACAAGACAAGAAGCAAGCCACCACTAAATTAGTACGAGAGTGCGGATAAAACACCAAACAACACAACACAAAAAACAATCAATTGTAGCCTAGACATCATCATCCAGTTCCTGCCATTcatgaaataaaacaaaatggtTTGAAcatatgatttatttaataaaatgtatCAAACTTGACTTACCTTTTCATTACGGGCACGTTTCTCTTCAAGACGCTTCTTCTCATCATCAACAAATTTGTGAACTCTGTACCAATCCTCTCTTCGCTTGAAAACATCTGAAACATCCATTCATTGGAAACAGGAAAGCAAAATAGTTACATTCTAGAGAATTAATGTTGGCGACATAATTCAAAGAACCATACTTATGTTAGCTTTGACGAACCATCCACCAATGAACGCTAAACCAAGAACTAATTTGTTCTGCTCCTCCCAAGCATGCTTGACCCTTGAGGACAGGGAGAAGAAGCTATGGATGAGATCCCTTTCCGAAAATACTGCAGATCTCGACAGACACAGACAATACTACAATCATGAATAGAGAAATAGAGAGGGAGGATCCGgaataaaaagaataattctTAGCTTAACCTTGGCCAAAATCGTTTGCGAgtgcttcatcatcatcttttgTTCCGCTGTGTCCTTCCTTTGGGTGTAAAATTAGGGTTTCtgctttccttttttatttttatttacttgtgGCCCAAATCAAAGCAGTATCTcttaaatttattgaattgattttgataaatatatcCTCTTATGTATTTTAACTCTATAAATTGATCATGTTTGTTCTTTTTcgtatttataaaatttcttttaaaaaaactctgttttttttttaactaaaaaaaactctgttttcttagcaaattattttcataagttAATGAAAATTTAGTAAAGCCATTCACAAATACTAATTTGTTAGCcggattttcttattttaattttaattttaactactttttttttaaatgcgtCTTTCAATTTTTTCTTGTTATGAATTCATTACTTAATAATGTTCAAGTGATCTGTAAGTGTATTTTTGCAAATTTTTACCTTTAAACTGATTGTATCCAACTAAGATTCTGAATCCAAAACCGGCTCACTCTACAAAATTGGCCCAAATCCAAGTATTGTGGAAGCATACATGCTATGAGAGTGACGTTTACATAGCATAAATACTTCTCTTATTGCTAATACTCAAATGATCTCGAAGTCCCCAAGTCTCTTGCAAAGAAGGTGCCTGCGGTTGAGGCACCAAGTGCTGAAGATCATCACAGTGGGAACAATATTCATCAGACCATGAGTCAGTGAGAAGAATGTTCCAAAACTCTCTTCATCCGTAAGAAAAACTCTTTATTAAGTCTATACTTTGTGATGACATTGTTAGATAGAATTGTTATTGATGTATAATCTCTTGAGTATAGTTACCCGAAAGATTCAGAGAAACATCTTCTTGCTATACGAAGTGTATTGACAAGAAGTCAGGTGTTTTGAATTTAGACGCACTTATGTTTTGTTACTTAGACCCAAGCAGCTTATAAGTGTGTATTATTTTTGGTGTGTGATGAAAGGTATCAAACTGGTTTATAAATGCGCGAATAAGGCTATGGAAGCCGATGATAGAAGATATGTACGCAGAAATGAACAAGAGTAAGATGAATATGACTCACCTTCAAGGCGGCATCGGAGGAAGTATTATTAGAGTGCCAAAATCTGTAATGATGAGCCAAGAAAGGGACACAACAAGAGAATGATTGTGTTACAACTTTGTTTACGCAATCGTTACAACTTTTACTACGTATTATGTGTTTTTGACGTTTACGCAATCGTTACAACCCTTGTATATACTGCTTGTTCTTTTATCCCATATATTGCCGTTTTGTATTTGCATCTATGTGTTAGTGTTACCAAACTATCATCGTCTTAAATTTAACAAGTTCTTGATGTTAAATTACTTGTCAATACGACCCAATAGTTGCATCTCGTAAAAGGACATCGTTTGACTGATTGTCTTCGGCAAACTTACGAAACACAGCGTTTTAGCATCTCAGGACGAACAAAACTTGAACCACCCGGAGAGAACCATATATCGACGGCTAATGGAGGAAGACAGAGCGGTCGAGATCGTAGGTGGAGCGTCTCGGTACGCGCTTAAACCGGCGGCGCGTATAGCCAGCGAGGAAACACTATTGTGCGTATATGTCTGATGCGGAATCGACTATGTACGGGAACTGACGGGAGACAATTATATAAGTACCTAGGAAAGGATTTAAAGGGTTGGGAGAATTGGATCTTTATCTAATCCCACATATATCACAACCATGAAGTAGTAGTGTTATTAAAGTGATTGGCAGATAATGTTTAACAACGACAGCAAACAAAGACAATAACAGAAAGAAGCAGACACAACCAACTACCATCACTTCATTAACTCCTCTCTCAAGGTAATCAACTCGGCCACCCTGGCCTCTATTTCATCCGCATTTGGCATTTCTTCGATGTAAACCTGACAAAAAAACGAGAAGAAGAATTATATTGGGAagattaaaaagaaagaaagaaagaaagaaagaaagaagaaaagacttttaacagtttaaCCACGCTATTTACCTGTTCAAGTTCCCGAAGTCCCTTTGAGACGGGGCTTGTTGTCACACAAGCTGAAgaagaaaccaaacaaacagGGTTTTATGAAGAAGATTGTTTCTAttgaaaccaaaataaataataataataataactaaaccaaaataaataataataataataataataataataataataataaaaaagctTACAAACCACATACCGAGCAGGAATCCAGCACCACCAAAGACCGTTTTAAAGCAGTATCCATAAAATTTCGAGACAGCtaacaaataaacaaacaaaaaaaaagttgattccaacaaaaattagaaacaaaaaaaaatgactgAAGGAGAAATTTTGATATGCCAATATATGAGATACCTTTCTGATCACTCACGGATGAAAAATCACGATACTGCAGCCTCCCCTTGCCACAAGACTGCATATTTATTCATTCAATTCAACCTCAGTGAACAGAgacaaaagcaaaagaaaaatcaaacacAGCAAGAAAGACAAGATCTATCGACTACCTTAGCCAAAGTGTTTCCCAGGAAACGCAACATCTTCTTTTGTCCTCGTCGAATTGGAGAGTCTAGGGTTTTCGAGATTGAGGATCTTGGTTCCAAATTTATGATTAACTAGTATTGCACGAGTCAAATCTATTAggtttttataatatttcctTCTTTTCCAAAACATTGCTAAAATCATCGTCCTAGTGTGTAAGTTTCCTAtatgaatacaaaaaaaataaatgtattagTAAACTAGTATTCGATGAATATTCAATGTTATATCTAGATTTATATTCATAAGCCAGAGGAAACGAAATATTGATTATGGTTGTACATGGGTAAACGTAATCTACAATACTAAAAGCAACATATAGAGAGCAGAGAAGTTGTCCATGGCGGATTTTTTATTCTGACCAATCAGTGATAGGTTTTGTGACATATTGTAGGACCCACCCgggttttattttattatttatttttattaaccaACTTTCTTTCCTCATGACCGTCCGTATCCTTTTCACCTCTTTCTCTCTTCCCCAACATTCATGCTGTCTTTCTCTCCCGGTGATCCCAGCGGCGGCGGCGCCGATGGGGTTCGAAGAACACGAGGCAGTTCTCTCCGCTTTCTTAGATTGATTAGGAGCAGTGATGTAGTGGATCTGGGTTCATGGGTTTCGACCTCGGTTCTGGATCCGGCCCGGTTGATCCAACCGACGTTCTGTCTCACGATGATGTCAGTTTTAAAACTTTCTTCTGTGTGTTTGCGTCATTGCAGAGATAGATTCTGATCGATTTGTTTGCGTCATTGCAGAGATGGTTATTCTTTTCCTGTCATTAAACCCAACATGGTGAGTTCTTCTAAATGCTCTCCCATCACATTTTTCTTTTATGTCCATCACCCaattaaattaaattgtttTGATTTCCACAGAAGATGACGACATCTCAAAGATGCATCATGAATTTGAGCGGACGAAACAGATGCCTAAGATGAATCCTCAAGGTTTGCCATTGAgtactttaacaaaaaaaaaattggggttTGCCATACTTTTAGGATATATGTTAATTAGAATCTCAGATTGGATACATATAAGTTTACTGATAAGACTGTGATTACCCAGCACATTGATCCTCTTACTTGCAAAGTTGCACAGTTTAATTCCAAGAAGCACATGGTTAATGAGGTTATTTATATGACCTTTTGCTTTGCTGTTCATGTTTTTACAGACTTGAGTATTTCTTGAGAAGTATATGAGCTCCAGTCTTGCAGTTTTGTTATAGTTTCTGTGCAGAAAACTATTTTGGTTGTCGTAAGGTATTGCTAATCAAGAAAAATTCTTTCTGAATTGCTGCTTTGTGATAATGATCTCTCACCATTTATATGATTGTGCAGCTTATTAGTACGGAGAAAAAAAATGTGTACATGTGTCGTGATCAAATGAGAGGTCATGTGTGATTAATGGACTTCTTATGTTTGAGCAAGGTCAGTTTACATACCTTTTAAGCGATTTGGTCTGAGTAAAATTAGAGGCATAGATGAATTTTAATCCTAAAATTCAGAAAAACATCCATCCACCACATATCTATGTACTTGCAAGCCAAATTCCCCTGGAAAATTAGAATGATTCTTAAAGTTTATCGGCGGTAATCATAAATTTAGGTTCATCTCTTAAAATGGGTTTCTATCCTCTAGcctatacatatttttttcattcCAAGAGATGTGtattatatatcttattttgGTACGGTGAGGATTTTCTGATGAAGGCAACTCATATAACAATTAACAAGTGCGTTGCAGAGAAAATATGGCAAGCCGCACCGGGAGTTTGTGAAGATTCTATGCACATACGAAGACATATTTGAGCTTCGAAAGCGAGTCGAAGCATTTGCTTTGCAGTATGAGATGCATGCTTCTAGCTATCAGAGAGATTGTTCATGCGGTAAGTATTTTTCCACCATCATCTTAAGATTGCTCCTGTTGCAGTTATGTCTCCCATCAACAAGTTTTTCTGTTTGACTTAGCTGAACCAAGCAAAATCTGAGACTGATTCTTCCATTATCGTATAATACAGTTAACAGAGGACTTCTGACTTATAAGTTTTGATGCCTAAAACTCTATAAAGTATGATCACCATTGAGCCCAACGGTTTCCTCTTTTTGAGTCACTCTCAGGTTCTTTCATCTTTTTGTTTCacaattttcttaatcttttcATTCATAATTATAGATGATTTGACGTAGTGTTGATACTGTTATGACAGATTGGATGCTTGACAGTGCTTCCGGCTATTCTTACAACCAGACCAATGGTCTGCACTATGAGGTTCTGGATTCAATTACAGTTACTCAATAGGTACGTAACAATCATAGTTTTTATGATTGTTCGGATAGAATTGAATCAATTTCTTTCTTCATGTGGGATTACACTGATAATGAAAAAAAGACGTTGGGTGACACAAGATGAAGCATACCATGCAGTTAAAGAAAACATGGCAAGAGGCAACCAAGAGAAGCGTGCCTAGGATGGCTGGTTCTACTTTATGGAGTAAGTCCAGTGTCGCAAGATATCTTTTTATAGCGTGCCTACGAGCTTCTTCAAGGAGGATGTCTTTTTAGTGGCACAAGATCAAGAAATCTGCTTCGGAATGTTTCATAACCGATGGAAACTTTTAATGCAATGCATGTGTAGGAGTGACAGAGTGCGagtattatgtattttaaatcccCACTACATAGTTTTTGGATTCTATGCATTGCATGTTGTCTGAATGAGAGTAGTTTTGTATGTATTTTAAATTCCTACTACTCTATTTTATATTTCCTTAGAATCAGTGGTGAGAGCCAATCTTTCTTCACAATGAGAATTTTATTCAACCATGGAAAATTACAGAGGAAGTGTACATTTTTTTAGTCATGTATATAACAGATAAATCTCAAATCTCATACTAGGTAAAAAATTGAATCCCATTTATTCGTCCATCCACGCATATTATACACACACATCCAAGTAAGATAAAATGTTTCGGATTCTGTCACTTGGTTTGAATTGTCCTTATTATTATCCCTAAAAAATTACTTAATTTGGTTTTATCATTGTATGcataaaattaacaaatatacAACCGAGACGACAAATTTAATTTCAAAGTAAcataaatttcataattttgattttcttttagtttggataaaattttgtttagttttacagatttaaaatgaatattatttagttttcaaaaaGTATAGTCACCTACAACAATATTTAAATTTGCTCcactttacaattttttttatttttttttgtaaaaaaagtaTCCAcacatgtttaaaaaaaagtattttgtaAAAGAAGATTAGATACAAAATTTGGACTAATTGCTTGATGGGTTTAGACAAGCAGTTCCGTTTTCTTATTTtacataaatagaaaaaaatgaattcaATATTACAACAAAATCAAGCTCTAATCAGAGACACAACATAATGCATccgtttgtttttgtttttgacttTTTGGCCAtgatatttatgtttatttatttgaatCATAATGAACCAAAAGTTATAAAGAACATTAAAAATTGGTTCAAATAAAGAATTTAGACGAAAATTTATGATCATGGCAGATGAAGGCGTCTTTGTGCTTGGGGTCTATCTACAGTCCTACGGAGGCTCTGGATGGTACAACTGAGCGGATTCACAATGTGAACCGAACTCTGCTTCCGTTTCTTTATATTTCTCAGTTGCTATGCATTGCTTCTTCAAGACATTTCAAGATTTTCTctatttcatgttttttttaaaccgCATTACTCCAATGTACTCTATCTGCTTATAACTGTTTCTCATGTTTAATAGTTACAAAAAGGTCCACCTAATGTCAATGCTACGTTTTCTTCTAAATCAATAATTTTTCCCCGTCGAATATTACACACTTTCCACATCTGCGCTAAGCATAATAATAGAAAATACACCAATCATCTTCTCTTAAAACAACTCCTAACACTTCTACAACATTTACATCTATACTCAAACTCTACAAACCATCATCATCAACGCTTTGTAATTCTACAATCTCGGTTATGCTAACGTctccgcgcttgcgcggggctCCGCCCCTAGTGTATGTAAAACGtaaaacttttatattattgttgTAGGAAACTGTAAGATTTTGATAACAATGAAACACTTGCTTCTTCTTTTCGATGATGTGATGTAGCTCCTTATTTTGTAGTTCAACCCAGGGCCGGCCCTGGACTAAAGCCCGTAAAACTTGGGCTTTAGGCGCCAGAGAATATAAACTTTTTAGGGGCACCAATGTTAAGATACTCTGTTAGTGCAGTGGCTTTAGTTCTCCTATTTTTAGTTCACGTGAACAGGTTCGAAACctgtgttttcattttttccccTTTATTGATAACAACAAAAGAATTTAATTGATTCTGATTCCTTAATTGATAAATCTTagtttacttatttatattGTATTAAATGATAGTCATACAAAATAGAACAaatctatttaattttttttttccaaaacgtTGTCATATGAGAGAGACTACCatatttccttttcttcttctctctttttcattaatattaatgtattattctttttttttatgagtAATTCTACTTACTAATGTGTTTGTAGAAAATTGTGCTCGCAACAGAATAAAAAATCTACGAGTTGGTGTAATCTGAAACCATTAGTATTTTCAAGTAATATTTTGAATGCATATGAACTATTTATAAtcattattttatcatttttagttaataaaatatgagatattaatatattatcaaTATATTAGGGTTCTTGATGAAAAATTTCTTTGGTTTTAAAACGCtaagtttttgaaaaattattgttaagggacatgtttttttaatatgcttTAGGCGCCACAAAACTCCGGACCGACACTGGTTCAACCACAAATGAAAAGTAacgaaattcttttttttttttggtaaaatgttaagaaaaGAAATTCTTTTTTGAAAGCACCATggtaaaatatttgttttgtcaGAGATACAACAACGTAGAGAAAAAAGTAGCTTATATAGGAGATAAAAAGAATACAGTTTCAAAACACCAAACGAACACAAGACAGGAAGCAAGCCACCATTAGAGTAGGAAGAGTGCGGATAAAACACCAAACAACCCAAAACAAAAGACAATAAATTGTAGCCTAGACATCAAACATCCAGTTCCTTCAATATCTTCTTTTCCTGAAACAAAACTAATGGTTTAACATATGATTACCAAATAATAATACTATGAAATGTATAAAACTTTACTTACGTTTCGAATAAGGGCACGTGTCTCTTCAATACGCTTTTTCTCAGCATCGACGAATCTGTGTATTCTATACCAATCCTCTCCTCTCTTGTAAACATCTGAAACATCCATTCATTGGAAATAGGGAAAAGAAAAATAGTTACATTCTGGAGAATTAAAGTTGGAAACATCCACACATGAATTCAAAAATACCATACTTATGAGAGCTTTGCTAAACCATCCACCAACAAACGCTAAACCAAGACCTAACTTGTCCTGCTCCTCCAAAGCATGCTTGACCCTCGAGGACAGGGGGGAAGAGGCCACGGATGAAATCCCTTTCCGACAATACTGCATATCTCGACGACACGGACAATACTACAATCACGATTAGGGAGAAATCGAGATGGAGGATCCAgagtaaaataattattcttGCTTAACCTTGGCCAAAATCGTTTGGGCGTGCTTCATTATCATTTTTGTTCCGCTGAGTCCTTCCTTCCTTTGGGTGTAAAACTAGGGTTTCTGCTTTCCTTTGTTATGTTTATTTACTTGTGGCCCAAATT comes from the Brassica rapa cultivar Chiifu-401-42 chromosome A01, CAAS_Brap_v3.01, whole genome shotgun sequence genome and includes:
- the LOC103850249 gene encoding uncharacterized protein LOC103850249 isoform X3; this translates as MLRFLGNTLAKGRLQYCRKGISSVASSPLSSRVKHALEEQDKLGLGLAFVGGWFSKALINVYKRGEDWYRIHRFVDAEKKRIEETRALIRNEKKILKELDV